The Streptomyces sp. DH-12 genome has a window encoding:
- a CDS encoding phosphatidylinositol mannoside acyltransferase — protein MNARERLADALYGAGWSTVKRLPEPVAVRLGRTIADAAWKQRGKGVLRLESNYARVVPDAGPERLAELSRAGMRSYLRYWMESFRLPAWSPERIAGSLTVEDLHHLDEGMAAGKGVVLALPHLANWDLAGAWLTTRLGIPFTTVAERLKPETLYDRFVAYREGLGMEVLPHSGGSAFGTLARRLRDGGLVCLVADRDLSSSGVEVSFFGHAARMPAGPALLAQHTGARLLPATLWYDAPPMMRGRVHPPVEVPASGTRAEKTSVMTQALADAFATGIAGHPEDWHMLQRLWTEDLGPAHAPGGDRKGTS, from the coding sequence GTGAACGCCCGCGAGCGGCTCGCCGACGCCCTGTACGGCGCCGGCTGGAGCACCGTGAAGAGGCTGCCCGAGCCGGTCGCCGTGCGCCTCGGCCGGACCATCGCCGACGCCGCCTGGAAGCAGCGCGGCAAGGGCGTGCTGCGGCTGGAGAGCAACTACGCGCGCGTGGTGCCGGACGCGGGCCCGGAGCGGCTCGCCGAGCTGTCCCGCGCGGGCATGCGGTCCTACCTGCGGTACTGGATGGAGTCGTTCCGGCTGCCCGCCTGGAGCCCCGAGCGCATCGCCGGCTCCCTCACCGTGGAGGACCTGCACCACCTCGACGAGGGCATGGCGGCCGGCAAGGGCGTCGTCCTGGCGCTCCCGCACCTCGCCAACTGGGACCTCGCCGGCGCCTGGCTCACCACCAGGCTCGGCATACCGTTCACCACCGTCGCCGAGCGCCTCAAGCCGGAGACGCTGTACGACCGCTTCGTCGCCTACCGCGAGGGCCTCGGCATGGAGGTCCTGCCGCACAGCGGCGGCTCCGCCTTCGGCACCCTGGCCCGGCGGCTGCGCGACGGCGGTCTGGTCTGCCTGGTCGCCGACCGCGACCTGTCCTCCTCGGGCGTCGAGGTGAGCTTCTTCGGCCACGCCGCCCGCATGCCCGCCGGCCCCGCCCTGCTGGCCCAGCACACCGGCGCCCGGCTGCTGCCCGCCACCCTCTGGTACGACGCGCCGCCCATGATGCGGGGCCGGGTCCACCCCCCGGTCGAGGTTCCCGCGTCAGGCACGCGCGCCGAGAAGACGTCCGTGATGACACAGGCGCTGGCCGACGCCTTCGCCACGGGAATCGCCGGCCACCCGGAGGACTGGCACATGCTGCAGCGCTTGTGGACCGAGGACCTCGGCCCCGCGCACGCCCCCGGCGGGGACCGGAAGGGGACGTCGTGA